TCTTCCcctctttcatttttaacGTCTTCTATCCATTTATCgatatattcaaaagattttctCTTGGTGATGTCGTAAACAATAATAGCAACTCTTGAATCCCTAATGTATGAAGGTATTAACGATCTAAATCTTTCTTGACCTGCCGTATCCCATAACTGTAGTCTGATTGTCTTGTCATCCAAATACATGGTCTTGGAAAGGAAGTCTATACCGATCGTGGCCTGATAATGATCATCGAATGTATCGTACATGAACCTAGTAATCAGAGATGTTTTTCCAACACCTTGTTCTCCCAAAAAAACAATCTTGTACTTTGTCAACGACTTTCCAGATCTGctcattctttctttactgCTGTTTGTCCACTTATTAAGATACCTTGCTCAGTAGCTTATTTACCGTAGTTTATCACATACAATTGTTATTTTATCACAGCACGTAAATCTAAAGTTTATGCATCAGCAAAGTCTTTCTCCACTAGCCAGGCTATGTTGAAGGCGGGAATACCCGGAGAAAATTCCCTGCCATTCTGGCTAAAATTAGTACCAGCAATTACAGCTAAAGGTGCATTACTCCGCTTACAAGACCCTTTTTGAATGATAGTGGTAATGCCCTTTCTCATTCAGTGGTCCAGTCTAGACGTTGTATTATCACGATCATCGCTCGCTGCCTCTCAGTACAGATTCGTTTCATTACCGTTATTGCCACACCTTCAAGATAGACAAAAGGGTGGTTGGCCATCACGAAACATTCAGTAACTGTTGCTCATGAGAAGCTTTCTACTACAATTGCAAAGGAATAAAAACGGGACACAACTTATGAGCAGCTTATCTTAGACACcaatatatgtatttatttatGTAAAGGTAAAAACTAAAAAGCAACACTGAGTACTGTATGCTTGGCATTTGTACAAGTCTCTTATTTCTTACCAGACTTCTTTATACCACCACCGACTAAAGGCTTACCGCTCTTCATATTAGCCATCAAAGCTTTCTTAGCAGCAGCGTCGgccttttgcttttctttgaaagcAACTTCTTCAGGATCCATATCCTGTtgttgcttcttcttttgctttagAGGCTTCATCTTACCACCTTGACGACCAGACATTGTTGCTAttatgttttgttttggcTGCTTCTGCTGTTTCCTAGcatttgaacaagaaagttATCTATTGCAAGCTTGAAAAccgaaattttttcattttttggcTCATTTCCTTGCCGGAAAACTTCCCGAAACAAAGATTACTTAACAATCATATTTTCCAGCATGTAATGTACAATAGGGAGAGGTAAGGAAACCAAGACACAATACCAATCATGTTTAGCAACTGATTCATCACTCGTTTCTGCTGTTAGAGAAACAGTATGAGCATTCGCCTGGCCTTCTATGCAAAAGATACATAAATCGAACAGCTTCAAAAGTACATTGTGACCGCAATGTGACCACTCATCTATTCGAACAATTACCAAGTGGTTATTTGGTATCCCACTTAAGCAGGAACTCAGAAAGCGAGAGCTGCAAAGTGCTATATGATTTATAGAAGCTCATGGTGCAATTATGCTTTTTTGATCAACGTCAATAGTGATAAATCAATGATTAAAGGGTTCAGCGGctaaattaaaaatatgatTTCATAGCAGGATAAGATGGAATGAACAATAGTATCTGTTGACTGAAAAGGGAAGAAAGGGACACAAAGGGAAGTACTATAAACAGGCGAGGACAATACAAGTAAGAACTAACACGGCAGTAAAAAGGATGGAGGGTTTAAAGAGAAAGATATTTGGCGTCTGCCTGAAAAATGACTACGCAGAGGCCAGAAACGAGACCAAAGGAATACACTATAGTCTGATAAATATGGACGCTTctgaagaattggaagagCTACTCAGTTTGCTTTTAAGGAAGGGAGAAATAATTCGAAATTTTGAGTTGTTATTTCACATCATCAACTTTGCCGTCAAGATTACGGattcaaatcttccaaatgATAATATTTGGCGttccattttgaaattgagaTATTCTTCTGAAATCGAAGTAGAAGAGGATTCTAAAGTACTAAAATATTTGATCAAGACAGGCATCTCAATAGAGAGTCCTATTAGTTGGAAATGCTTAGCTGTCGTTAGCTGCATCCTCGACTGTGTTCCTCGCTCCAAAAGGGTTATAAGCAAGTTGATTGAAATGGAATATGCCAACTCAATCGGCCAGCTATTTGACAACATACAAGATCTGCAACAAGGTAATTTTCTGGTAGAGATACTTTCTAACTGTTTTGTCAAGAGTGCTCCAAATGGTAAAAACGTCGAAAGAATACCTCAATTATGGCCTACGAGGTCTAAGaacaaattattttttgagaaCAAATTTTATCCTTTTAGAAGTAGAAATGGAAATTCTCAGACCTGCCTATTCCTTTGTAATAATTTTATGTCAAGTTTGTCTTCCACGGGAATTCTCAAGCAAGTCTCCTACAGTGGATCCGAAGCATTGAAAAACCTTCGcgtattcaaaaaaagagaagaatgTGGTAAcagtttttatttcattcaATGCATTTACAACAAACTTTATCTTTGGTTAGATGAAAAAGTTCTTCTTGAGTTCGAAAGGAAAAGTATTAAAATAATTAAgaacttaaaaaataagattCAGATTAAATTAAAACATCCCTTCCATGAATGTGCAAACACCACCGCCGATGATATAGCAATCCTATTTAACAAGGTGAGAGGCTTTCAACTAGAGTTTGAAGACAATAAATCAGGCGAAGCATTTTTCCACAAGGTTAATAATGTACCCAAAATAAGTGAAGtgcaaaaatttttggttttggattatattgaagaagagccagaggatgaagatgaagaagaagagaatcTTGGAAGAGCTGGTTTACAGAGAGAAGGCGAAGAGGAAGAATCTCTAGACGAACTATCGACTTCCATGTCATTTCCAATAAAGTCATCCGTTCCTCATAACCGAAACGAAAAGGTTCAGCTGGCCACTCCCGACCGGTCTATATCTATAAGATCAGATGAATGGGATTTAAAGTCAAATACAGAAGACGAAGGAAACGATGTTGCCATTCCTAATCTCAAAATCAATACAAgtaaagaaggaaaaaaggaagatgattttgttcaaaTTGATTCAGAGGAACAGTCACCAATAGTATCCGCTCAGATAAGGAAAATGAGAAGAGAATCCACAAAGACATTAGAGATCTTGAGGCAAGATTTTGAGGATAGGGAAGTAGAAAACCGCGATGATTCACCAGAGCAACTCCACTCGCCATTTGTGAACCCCTCCTCTTTAATTGTCGGTAAATCAAGCATTGTTGAACATAGAGAGAAGCTCGATTTTGCACACAAAGTAACTGAAACAACGAAGCTAAAATCAAATGGCTCCATCAAGAAAAGGGATATTAATGTTTTAGATACCATATTTGGACTGCCTCCACCTAAGAGGCCAAAGCAATCTAACAAAAAGGATAACAAACAACAGAAAACATTAACAAATTTCAAGCCCATTATTGATGTTCCTTCCCAAGACAAACGAATTCTTAGATCAAATGCGCCAAGTAAGCCTAAATctataaagaaaagcaagCTTCGTGTTTCTAAAAAGGCAGTAGACAAAAAATCGACTGAGCCTGACACCGAAACTGGCAAACTTGATAAGCTGCCTGCGAGCACAGAAGACGGTAAGACGGTAATTGAAATagccaaaaagaaagatagCGCCATTAACGAGGAGCATGATAACCCTCAAGAAAAGGGTTCACCAGGTATAAATgaaagtaaagaaattaCTCAAAACGACAGCAAAATAACTCCTGAACCAAGAATCAATGACACATTTCTCAAATCAAGTGTAATAGAAAATCGCACCCCAGAAAGTAAAGAATGTAACATCACAAACATTTTGGAATCTACCACTGTTGTCGACTTATTCTCGCCTCATGAATCATCTGCTTCTGGCCAGAATTCGTTTACAAATAAGCTGCAAGAGCAAATTTATAAGTCAATTAATCACTTTTCGAACGAATTAGTAAGAAAAATCTCCATAATAAATCAAGAGTTGAATATCAGAATCTTGAAAGAGTTGTCTgaaaaataccaaaaattATTCTCTGAATTACAAGATAGTTTCCAGAACGACACCAATGAAATGCTCAAATTCGTGGGAGAAATCAAAGGCATGATTAATCTCCCCGAAGAACAGCTAATACATGCTATTAGGACAAGGAAATTCAATGATAATGGCAATAAATagtttataaatatatatctattACTTCTATATTTACAACTCGCTAACAAAAGGGACCTAGGCGCCCCGCCCCGCCTCATacgtacttttttttttttcgtttccC
This DNA window, taken from Saccharomyces eubayanus strain FM1318 chromosome XII, whole genome shotgun sequence, encodes the following:
- the YPT6 gene encoding Rab family GTPase YPT6, which translates into the protein MSRSGKSLTKYKIVFLGEQGVGKTSLITRFMYDTFDDHYQATIGIDFLSKTMYLDDKTIRLQLWDTAGQERFRSLIPSYIRDSRVAIIVYDITKRKSFEYIDKWIEDVKNERGEENVILCIVGNKSDLSDERQISTEEGEKKAKLLGAKIFMETSTKAGYNVKNLFKKIAKSLPEFQNSESTPLDGENVNSGNQNKPGVIDISTTDEQENSGCQC
- the RED1 gene encoding Red1p encodes the protein MEGLKRKIFGVCLKNDYAEARNETKGIHYSLINMDASEELEELLSLLLRKGEIIRNFELLFHIINFAVKITDSNLPNDNIWRSILKLRYSSEIEVEEDSKVLKYLIKTGISIESPISWKCLAVVSCILDCVPRSKRVISKLIEMEYANSIGQLFDNIQDLQQGNFLVEILSNCFVKSAPNGKNVERIPQLWPTRSKNKLFFENKFYPFRSRNGNSQTCLFLCNNFMSSLSSTGILKQVSYSGSEALKNLRVFKKREECGNSFYFIQCIYNKLYLWLDEKVLLEFERKSIKIIKNLKNKIQIKLKHPFHECANTTADDIAILFNKVRGFQLEFEDNKSGEAFFHKVNNVPKISEVQKFLVLDYIEEEPEDEDEEEENLGRAGLQREGEEEESLDELSTSMSFPIKSSVPHNRNEKVQLATPDRSISIRSDEWDLKSNTEDEGNDVAIPNLKINTSKEGKKEDDFVQIDSEEQSPIVSAQIRKMRRESTKTLEILRQDFEDREVENRDDSPEQLHSPFVNPSSLIVGKSSIVEHREKLDFAHKVTETTKLKSNGSIKKRDINVLDTIFGLPPPKRPKQSNKKDNKQQKTLTNFKPIIDVPSQDKRILRSNAPSKPKSIKKSKLRVSKKAVDKKSTEPDTETGKLDKLPASTEDGKTVIEIAKKKDSAINEEHDNPQEKGSPGINESKEITQNDSKITPEPRINDTFLKSSVIENRTPESKECNITNILESTTVVDLFSPHESSASGQNSFTNKLQEQIYKSINHFSNELVRKISIINQELNIRILKELSEKYQKLFSELQDSFQNDTNEMLKFVGEIKGMINLPEEQLIHAIRTRKFNDNGNK